The Neodiprion lecontei isolate iyNeoLeco1 chromosome 6, iyNeoLeco1.1, whole genome shotgun sequence sequence CCACTGATCTTCTATCGACTCTGTAGCAGGCTTACATTTTGGGGTTACAGGTATGCTGAGCAGTAGACTTGATCCCGGGAGCGGTGGTAATATTTCGAGTGAACTTGTGGATCTGAGTAACGGCCACTGCCCTTTGGCCTCGACATCTAACTCGATCGTAGTGTCGTCACAGACTTTTTCTTTTGGAATTCCTgccaatcaaattttttttcatttcatcagaTTACATATAATCTACGAAACATTCACAgcacaaattttaaaaattttctgtacCTGCCGCTGGTTTCGGTTCTAGGTCGTATTGTATCATGTTGCCGTGACACGCCATTATGAACAACGAGTCAACGGAACGTTTGATCACTTTGTTTCCGGCATCTCTTTGGGCATAGAGCCATGCTCTTTGCGGTGCAAAACAACAACAGATTTTCAATGGTAAACTCCCACTGTCTTCAGATTGAAGGCGTTGTCTTTGCTGAGGTCTATTTGAAACATTAAAAGTAACAATgctaatatttatttatacgtgGCTAGGCTAGGTTACTCTCTGTGACGTGGTAGTTtatgttcaatattttaagATCGCTGCAGACACACGATGATGGTTACTAACCCATCCCTGCCTCACCCCGCATAAAGTAATCGCTTATGGAGACATACCCAAAAGGGTACAGGGGgttaaattgttattattattgatatcattattattattgttattaatccTATAAAGTAATAGCATTTTCATataacgaataataattacgtaatgataataatattaataacaacaacaaaagTAACCACAATAATAACGACGAATTACTTCACTTCGCAATAATAACTATATAACATCAGGACGATAAATGATATTTGCATCCATTTGTACAATGAATACAGTCATTAGCAATAACGTCTGTAACAATATTCTTACCTGGGTAGAGGTTGGTTATTGACGTGATTCAACGTAGACGGTTGGCGTATCTGAGCAAGAGGATGAAGAATAGTTGGATGAGGGTACGGTGGTAGCCGAGGATTGGAATAAGGATAAACTGACACTGGAATCTCAGCGTGAGCTACCGGAGAATGAGATCTTGTGCCGTCGGCAGTCAATCCAGCACTTCTGTGAAATCTTGAGAGTCTGTTAACAACATGTGGAGTTGAATGGGTTCTAACACCGACAGGACCGCCATATGGTGCAACAGGGAAAACATGGGTTGTGCCACGAACAGTCGATACAGCTGCCCATCTTGCATCACTTGAAAACGTCATGTCCTATGATAAGAATACAacgaattgaatgaataactTATTAAACAAATCTTCCGTTACTATATAAAAGTATGTAACAAGATTACGAGCGACACCCTTAACTGTACTGACATTACTTTCTaggcatttgaaatattttatagatGTTCGAAAATGTTCGGACATTTGATccaacaaaaaacaaaagcagCAGAAAATGACCGATTGAATTGACTTTTCCTTTCAGCGTCGTGATGTAAAATGAGTTGGTACACCGATTTGTAATAGTAACATACCTGTACTTTGGCAGTAGTATCACCTCTATGCAATACATAGAGATGATGAACAGCAGCCAATGTAGGTCCACCAGGATGCGGCTGTATCCGGAATATGTGGAAATCATGACCTCGACGATCAGCAGTCATGAGTAAAGCTCCCGTTAAATCAAACGTCATGGCTACGATCGCATCGCTATGAGCTGTGAAATGTGCTAGAACTGTTTCAATTGTTCCGTCATCCAACTCTTTATCTTCTTTGGCAGCTTGAAGATCAAGTATGGTCACAACACCTGGCTGGGTTGTATCAAAGCCAACGCTATTGGGAGTTGACGGAGGCACCGAGTTTCCTAAGTAGAGGTAGCAGGAAGTTAACGTATAATagatattttgtataattctGTCCTAAGTTgatcaaaaattgattaaacgtCAGCTTCGAAAAACTACTAACACTATACAGCCTGTTTCTGTTTCTCATAtatgtttttcaaatcaataaaTATCTGTGATTTCTGTGCCAAAAATTTGAAGCACTCAATAGGCCCACTGgttttttttgctttccaTTTAACGCTGACACGCCACTATAGTACCGTGAACCCTAACAGAAGCATTTTATCAAATGTATCTGATGTGTACGCAAGTTTTGTTGAGAAATTTCCTAAACAATTATGATATACCATTTAACAGTGGTCAAAAAGTTAATAGATATATACAAACAACTTTCCAACGTCTAAATATCAATCCTGATTACTTGCCTGTCAGGGTGGATGCTACAGTCTCGCCCAAACCCCTAAGTCCTTTTCCAAGCGATTTGGCAGCATGTAAGACAGTAGCAGTATAACTTTGTGTACCTTCTCCTTCGCTCCCTCCACTGCTCCGTCTTGCcggtattaattttttttcgctgcaATTGTTATAGATACAATAATGTGTCGCagtagtaatagtaatagtatTTGAGATTAACACCATTCAACTTGACTTACCTGTACGCCAACCACCTTGTTCCAAGAGCTACAGGATTAGAATTAGGCCCAGGACTCAAATAACAAGTTGTAACTGTTAAAATATCTTCTAAATTTTTGGCATCAAAGACAGCAATTTTTTCTGAGAAAGTAACAATAACAGTTCTCGTATTGGCAAGCACGTCGTTGACAGGGTTTTTAAACTTGATGCTCTTCACTTGTTCTCCAGTTTTGAGAGAAATAAATCCGATATTGCAAAATTGCGGTCCTGGGCCAGCTGAATCACAGATGGAAACCAATGGTCTCTTAGAATGGAAAAGATCACTCTGCTCATTGCTTCCCTTGGGATTTGGGAGAAATCTTAAAGTACGAACAACTCCTTGGCGCCAGGAAAGAACCTCGGTAGCTTCTCCAGATGCAGTTATCAACCATACCTGGAGttttaatattcatttcatGTAATAACTAAAGTCTAGgtcaaaaattgataaacatGCAGTAAACTTCGAACAGCATCATTGCCATGTACACAGAACTTGTTTTacgagtaaatttttcacctgTACACCAGTCCCATACCCAAGGACCAACAACAGCGGAGGTGTACTTGAACCTTCGTTATAGTCTGGATAAAGAATGGGGTCATTGACGTCAGCGTACTCAAACCTAGCCCATGTTATTGATTCCTTGTTGTCGACGGTTGGTGTCCCAGTATAGGCCTGAAAGGGAGAGCATCAAGTAATGTAACATCAATCCGGCTATACATTGAATTTTGGAACTTTCCATGCTTTATATGACTCGGAGGGAATTTCTGTGTTATTAATACACATAAATGCAGAATGTGTGGAAGTGAAGTTTCACAATCTACCCAACGTGCTGTAAGATGGACTGACTTTTTCGTGCGAGTTGTCAATATGTAGGATATTAATCTTGTAAATTGAAGTAATAAAtatacgaaataaaataaaccaactTGAGGGACGATATCATTTATAATGCCAGCCACACTTTCAATAATTGACCGGTCGCTGACAGGCTGCGGTGATACCACTTGCGCTCCTTTGTGTATCCCTCGTCTCGGTGACTCAGCTGACATTTTGCCTTGTTGAAGTTACACCTTGATTCTGAAAGATAGCGTGATAATCCAATTTATTTGCAAGGGACAAACAGAAGATGGACATAAGTCTACTAACGAGCGTAATCTGTAGTTGGCTATCTATTTTGTCTAGGACTCGTAATGCTATTCAGTTCTACTTGAATTTTAATCTTCGTCACTTTGTGtcgggaaagaaaaatagagcaatattgcaaaaatatgatatttaattttgaaaaataggattctgtaacaaaaaaagtaaaattcttcaaatattaaataccatcaattataatttttgaagatGCAATGTTATCGAAGAGTCGAACAAAGTTCAAACAGTTAAAGCCATATTGATAAGTGGCATCAATCAATTATCTTCTTAGTCAATCTTTCAGGGTTTGAAGTTAAATAATATAGAAGTGACAGAGGATTTTATAAAAACAAGTTACAATCAGAATGTCTGATGTTATTCGAAAAACGGAATGCAAGTACAGTTCCAAGTATTAAGAATAAGTTGGGCCCTGACTTTATGGCAGGGGAACATCTATTTTACCACTTAATCATTGCGCAATTTGAGCACAGCTGCTGAACCAGCACTAGTACTCCAAGGTAGTAGCTCAATTTTAACATTTCATGTAATTTTCTTTGTCTTCCGAAAATGTATCGTCAACGggagaaagaagagagaaagggtgaaaaaagaaaaacaatgcAAATTCAAATGCTAGTATAGTTGCTGGAGTACAACAAAATTAACGGAATAATTTTAAGTTTGTTTTCATACATTTAACGCGATTGCAGTAGTCACACATTATGCGTAGGTGTAATACAACTCGGTAGAAGGTTGTTACGTGCAAGAGCGAAAAATAGATTCCTGTCACCACAACAAAGGCGATATTTTTGAAGCTGAGCTTTCTCAGCTGTTTCCCGATAAAGTGTTTATTTATGCCAAAATTAAATCCGATCACAGACGATCTGTACCGCGGTAGCAAAACTCGTTACAGTTTTACTTACATTAAAGTAAAATCTCCCACTCATCGTGCGGAGCGCAGCATCGTTCGTTCGTCCGTCCTTCCCAGTCCGTTCCGTCCAGGGTCTACTGCGTCATTTTGCAACTACTGACAGCTCTCTAGCTCGCAGCATCGATGTCACTACCACGTTCGACGACGAACCAAGCTGAACTTAATCCGATATTTTTTTAGTCTCTTATCGATATAATCACGTAGGGAAAAGGCAAGATCTGATCAAATTCACGTTCACACTTACGTTCACTGCTCGAAATAATCACCAATCTCACCAAACAAAGCCAAATCACCCATTCGAACGTTTCAGTCGAGGCTCACCTATCAATTCTACTCGCCCAACGAAAACAATAATCAGCTGATTCGGCCATAGACCATTCAGTCCACTGATCGCATTTCGATCGTGTATTACCACAGACAGGCAATGTTGTTCTGCCCTTCTCTATTTTATCTGTTAGAAAGAGACCGCAGATTTACCGTTATCGACGAAACATGggttatttttaataatggTTGTCGGGTCTGGGGATAATTTTACTATCGTGCACTTACCGACGTCTTACGGGATCCGAATATAAAGTTCAGTCAGCATAGCAGAGTACTGCAATTTCCTCCTCCGCCCTTCAGAACCCCGTAATATATGTTCTAAGGGCATCCCTAACAGATACGCTAAAATCCATAAGGCTAGGTTAATTCGTACATCTTCATCTTCAGTCCAGTCCGAACCATGGGTCTTTGACCCATAACAAGAATTTGAAGACTGTTACccctgggtaaatttttgtgaccagTACTCCGCGGGCTAGTGGACCTGAGGCCATAAGGAGCCGTGTTAGCGATCCGGTAACTTTCTTACCGGGATAAGCGTTTTTAACagtcttcagtcaacgcttTAGTCACCAAGTAGTCACGATCTATAGTGTAGCTTTCACCGCCTCGGTTTTCAAAGTGTTTCAGATTGGACTTCGaaatatttgttaaaaattttaaattgctTCTCAGAGTGCCAAGCGCATCATTCTGAAAGTATAAATGTTAGATGTCCAaagaattttcgaataaaaactCAAATTCCCTTCACCCATTACAGAGAAATTCAACATTTAAATTTCGCATGTGCCATTAAATCAAAGAGCTAATTGAAAGAGAAGAGTTGCAACCGAACTGTCGAGATATTTACTTGGTCTGTATGTGTATGAAAAACCGATCAAACGCGGAAGTAAAAGTTCCTGCTTTACAACTTCAACGTCTGAATATTTCCTGTGGTTCAACGACGTCAACAATCCCCGGAGAAGTTATATGAATAatcaattcgatttttcaaaacaatggGGGATCGGCCTCGAAATTCCGTTCACTTTCGGCTGAGcaatttgttcatttttattaatttcacaaTATTCAGAGTGTTTGGAAAGCAAAATGTCCTCATGATAGTAGTTGATGATTTAAGGCCATCACTCGGCTGTTATGGAGATCCTAATGCCGTTACACCAAACATTGATCTTTTGGCAAAGAGAGGCGTGCTGTTTACTCGAGCATTCGCTCAGGTACCGGCATTTTATATACCTCAAATAGAAATAATTGGATGAAACAGAAAAGATACGTAGTAGCTATCCATTTTATGATTAATTTCAATtgcatttcaaatttctcagcaAGCGCTATGTGCTCCAAgcagaaattcttttttaaccGGCCGGAGGCCAGACACACTCAAACTTTATGACTTCTACAGCTATTGGCGGGATacaattggaaatttttctacTCTGCCGCAACATTTGAAAAGTCATGGTTATACTACCATGTCAATCGGAAAAGTCTTTCACCCAGGTAAATGTTTATTCCGAATCATCATAGCATCACACATGCTcttattgagaaaaataaacccATGAATTTCACATCTATTGAATTGTTCTCATATCAATAGAACCTGATTTTCCATGTAGGATCAAGTTCTAATGGATCAGATGATTTTCCGTATTCTTGGTCTGAGAAACCATTTCATCCATACACAGATCGTTACAAAGATGCACGATTATGCCAAACTACATCAAACTCAACACCTGCCCGCAATATCGTAACGCATTTGCTgtaaaagtgtaaaaaattaattgttcaaCCTTAAATATTGAAACCTTTCATATTTACATGTTAATAGGTCTGCCCTGTGTATGTTCCTCATATGCCTAATCAAACACTACCAGATATAGAGACATTAAGAGCAGCGAAATCATTTCTATTCAAACATCGTGGAGATAAGAAACCTTTCTTCCTTGCGGTTGGCTTTCAAAAACCTCACATTCCACTGAAATATCCACGAAAATGTCTTGGTGTgcagaattttcttttctttcatcatATGTACCGTAATATGCAGATGCATCatgtaaataattgtttctTGTGTGCAGAGCATCATCCGCTAGAAAAGTTTGATGTACCTGATAACTACAAGTGGTCAGAGAATGTGAGTTACGCAGCCTACAACCCTTGGCTGGATCTTCGAAAACGTGATGATGTAAAAAAACTTGATCTCAAATTTCcatttcaaaaaataccacgtacgtgtgataatttttagttattttttctGCTTTGCAAATGTCAAGAAACGAAAGATGGAATAGACTCCAACATATGGCTTACAGGAGTTAGATTTGTGTGAATTTATTATAGGCTACTATGCAAAGTTGATCATCCAATCCTACTATGCTGCAGTAACTTACGTTGATGACTTGATTGGATTACTTTTGAAACAACTAGCCGTTTATAACATAGAGCGGTTCACAACTGTAGTTCTTATATCTGATCACGGTAATTGTTGTCAATACTTTTATACTTTGCCAACATGAACAGTCCATTTCTCAGTGGACTATATAAATCGATAAGAAATACATTTGACAATGAGTCATACTGTTAGTGGCTTCATCTTATTGATAGGCTGGTCACTGGGTGAACATGGGGAATGGGCAAAATACAGTAATTTTGAAGTAGCCCTGAGAGTTCCTGTTATAATTACCATTCCTCAGGTGACGTTTGATCCATGGATTGAGAGCACCTatgcaacaaaaaattttacgctaCCTCAGAATTCAGACTGTAGTCCAAAGCTGGGATGCATCGAAAACAGGTATAATATAGTGCCGAGTACAGAAATGTTCGCCTTTGTATGTGCTGTATTACTTATGAACTCAGAGTAAGGTTTGAATATTGATTAGAAATTGAtaaactgaaatatttatgttttttcttGCATCGCTGAAGGTATCGGAAGAAGGACTATGTTATGTCAGATGCTATGATAGAATTGGTAGATATTTTTCCAACAATAGCTGACTTAACAAATCTGCCAATACCGTTATGCATCGATGACAAGGATTATCGACACAAGTACAAGAGCAACTCTACATCGATGTCTTCTAATCTTTGCAGTGAAGGTGTCAGCTTCTTACCTGTCATTTATGCAACTATGTATGAGAAGGTGCAAATGCCATGACTATTATTAATCTTTGATATTTTGCTTACGTGATTCACTATTTATTTGAACCAGCTCATCTTTGAGGGCACCagattaataattattcatcagTGAGATTGGACAGAGTGCCATAGGTTTGCAGTGGCtgtaacaaaaaacaaaagaaaaaaaaagacatggACAAAAGTAGAAAGCCCGTCGGTTGTTGCTCACTTTGTTGATAGTTTTGTGTCTTATAGATCATTCCATGGAAGAAAGCTGTCTTTAGTCAATACCCTCGGCCAGGTGTAGTACCCACACGAAATCCAAACAGTGACGAACCACGTTTAAGCGAAATAACTATTATGGGTTACACAATTCGAACAAAGGAATATCGGTATACTGCATGGGCATCATTCAATAGTAGCATTGTGAAAACTGATTGGAGTACGATAATTGCTGAAGAGTTATACTATCACAAATTTgatgttgaagaaaatttgaatttaagtACTATACCAGAATTTTcacggataaaaaataaacttagaAACCAACTGAAAAATGGTTGGAGAAAAGCTCTGCCACaacgatataaaaattgagGTGAATGAATAATACACaagaaatgtttcaaattattgGTTCCTTTGCGTGTGGAGCTCTTGTGTGTAATGTCCCTAGACTTTGTATAAACTAAAATGAACAACCTAAGAAAGATCTACAGAAAGCGTGAGCTTTTATAACATGTATGACAGAgaaatacataatatacgGAATACATTGTATTattgtgtgaaaatttaatttgtttcaCTTCGAATATTCGAATTATAAGAGGCGGTCACTACGAATGGTATTCATTTAGTATCATACTTGCTTGGAGGTACTACACTTACATCATGTAACAATGAAGCAACGGTTAATCGTTATACTGAATTGCTTGaattggaattaaaaaatctagattattattttattgcaacGAAATATTTAAGGAGTAATATGTGTACCTATAACCTGATATGGCGATATTCATTCACGTTCTGCAGAATAATCGCCGAAACACAAAATAATGTTCgtacgaaatttcaaaaattttatgttgCATAGACAGATAGATCGACtgccaaagtttttttttcattccatacgtttatagtttcttttttgaaagaattgtCTAGTTTTCAAATCACTCCTCTTGTTTCTTACTCATTTCAGCTGGTGCTGAAACTGGGGTTGCTTGAACGGACGAAGATGGTGCTATCCCAACTGCCGATGGGGGTGTCGTT is a genomic window containing:
- the LOC107221489 gene encoding iduronate 2-sulfatase isoform X3, yielding MGDRPRNSVHFRLSNLFIFINFTIFRVFGKQNVLMIVVDDLRPSLGCYGDPNAVTPNIDLLAKRGVLFTRAFAQQALCAPSRNSFLTGRRPDTLKLYDFYSYWRDTIGNFSTLPQHLKSHGYTTMSIGKVFHPEHHPLEKFDVPDNYKWSENVSYAAYNPWLDLRKRDDVKKLDLKFPFQKIPRYYAKLIIQSYYAAVTYVDDLIGLLLKQLAVYNIERFTTVVLISDHGWSLGEHGEWAKYSNFEVALRVPVIITIPQVTFDPWIESTYATKNFTLPQNSDCSPKLGCIENRYRKKDYVMSDAMIELVDIFPTIADLTNLPIPLCIDDKDYRHKYKSNSTSMSSNLCSEGVSFLPVIYATMYEKIIPWKKAVFSQYPRPGVVPTRNPNSDEPRLSEITIMGYTIRTKEYRYTAWASFNSSIVKTDWSTIIAEELYYHKFDVEENLNLSTIPEFSRIKNKLRNQLKNGWRKALPQRYKN
- the LOC107221489 gene encoding iduronate 2-sulfatase isoform X2, whose protein sequence is MEILMPLHQTLIFWQREACCLLEHSLSYWRDTIGNFSTLPQHLKSHGYTTMSIGKVFHPGSSSNGSDDFPYSWSEKPFHPYTDRYKDARLCQTTSNSTPARNIVCPVYVPHMPNQTLPDIETLRAAKSFLFKHRGDKKPFFLAVGFQKPHIPLKYPRKCLEHHPLEKFDVPDNYKWSENVSYAAYNPWLDLRKRDDVKKLDLKFPFQKIPRYYAKLIIQSYYAAVTYVDDLIGLLLKQLAVYNIERFTTVVLISDHGWSLGEHGEWAKYSNFEVALRVPVIITIPQVTFDPWIESTYATKNFTLPQNSDCSPKLGCIENRYRKKDYVMSDAMIELVDIFPTIADLTNLPIPLCIDDKDYRHKYKSNSTSMSSNLCSEGVSFLPVIYATMYEKIIPWKKAVFSQYPRPGVVPTRNPNSDEPRLSEITIMGYTIRTKEYRYTAWASFNSSIVKTDWSTIIAEELYYHKFDVEENLNLSTIPEFSRIKNKLRNQLKNGWRKALPQRYKN
- the LOC107221489 gene encoding iduronate 2-sulfatase isoform X4 — encoded protein: MVILPCQSEKSFTQVCPVYVPHMPNQTLPDIETLRAAKSFLFKHRGDKKPFFLAVGFQKPHIPLKYPRKCLEHHPLEKFDVPDNYKWSENVSYAAYNPWLDLRKRDDVKKLDLKFPFQKIPRYYAKLIIQSYYAAVTYVDDLIGLLLKQLAVYNIERFTTVVLISDHGWSLGEHGEWAKYSNFEVALRVPVIITIPQVTFDPWIESTYATKNFTLPQNSDCSPKLGCIENRYRKKDYVMSDAMIELVDIFPTIADLTNLPIPLCIDDKDYRHKYKSNSTSMSSNLCSEGVSFLPVIYATMYEKIIPWKKAVFSQYPRPGVVPTRNPNSDEPRLSEITIMGYTIRTKEYRYTAWASFNSSIVKTDWSTIIAEELYYHKFDVEENLNLSTIPEFSRIKNKLRNQLKNGWRKALPQRYKN
- the LOC107221489 gene encoding iduronate 2-sulfatase isoform X1, producing the protein MGDRPRNSVHFRLSNLFIFINFTIFRVFGKQNVLMIVVDDLRPSLGCYGDPNAVTPNIDLLAKRGVLFTRAFAQQALCAPSRNSFLTGRRPDTLKLYDFYSYWRDTIGNFSTLPQHLKSHGYTTMSIGKVFHPGSSSNGSDDFPYSWSEKPFHPYTDRYKDARLCQTTSNSTPARNIVCPVYVPHMPNQTLPDIETLRAAKSFLFKHRGDKKPFFLAVGFQKPHIPLKYPRKCLEHHPLEKFDVPDNYKWSENVSYAAYNPWLDLRKRDDVKKLDLKFPFQKIPRYYAKLIIQSYYAAVTYVDDLIGLLLKQLAVYNIERFTTVVLISDHGWSLGEHGEWAKYSNFEVALRVPVIITIPQVTFDPWIESTYATKNFTLPQNSDCSPKLGCIENRYRKKDYVMSDAMIELVDIFPTIADLTNLPIPLCIDDKDYRHKYKSNSTSMSSNLCSEGVSFLPVIYATMYEKIIPWKKAVFSQYPRPGVVPTRNPNSDEPRLSEITIMGYTIRTKEYRYTAWASFNSSIVKTDWSTIIAEELYYHKFDVEENLNLSTIPEFSRIKNKLRNQLKNGWRKALPQRYKN